CAGGGAAAAAGTACCGTACCAGGCCAGTGCCAGCATAAAAGTGAGACGGCGACCAAAGCGGTCGGCTCCCGGTGCCAGCAGGCTGGCGCCAAGAAACAGTCCGAGGAAAGTGGCGCAGGCAAAAGCCGCCTGATCTGGGATCCCTATAAGCCCGGCACTGCCTTCATGAAATATTCCATCGGCGACTAAACCCCGGCTTATCCATCCGGTCTGGAACAGGTCATAAAGTTCGAAGAATCCGCCGAGTGAAATTAGCACAATAAAGCGCCACAGACCGGGAGAGGAGGGCAGAGCATCAATACGTTCAACCAGCGGGCTGCGCGGTGCAACGGCTGGGCGAGCGGTGGAAATGGCACTACTCACTTCAGACATAACGGAACCTCGATAAGATAAGATTCTTTAATGTTAAATTAATGTAAATAGTGTTAAGTGCTTTTATGCGAATAGAGATGTTAAATTTAAGTGGGATATAGCCTTGTCTGGCGTCAGGCAGATAATTATCTGGCGGCTCAAAAGTGGGGCTTTGCGCCCTGGCAAAAATAACTCAACCAGATTGATTAAATAGCGCCATACTAACCAGAATCTAATCTGTCAGGGTTTAACAGTTTGATGTTAAGAGCATTGATAGCCTCTGCGCTTGTCCTGATGCAGGCAGGTATTTGCCACGCACAGACGGTGCCGCCGTTTAGCCCCATTATGTCTAGCTTCTCAAATGAGCTGGACTTTGATGCGTTGCGTGGGCATGTTCGCCGCTTTGAGCAGACGCTGTACGACCAAAACCAGCTTCCGCTTATGGTGGCTCGCGGTGAGTTTGATGCCGGAGGCTGTCTCACGCGTTATCAGCGCGTAGATAACGTTAACCAGCAGCAAATAACCCTGGTACGTGATGAGAGCAATCGGGCGCTGGTGGCGCTGGAAAACCCGGCACAGCAGATCCATCTGACAGACAAGTGCCAGATTGCGTCTACCGAAGGCAAAGATGATATTCATCGTCAGTACATCTACCAGAAAAACCTGCTGGTGAAAGTGAAAGACGCCCACGATGGCTATGTCTACAAAGAATATTTCTATACGCCGGAAGCGATGCCCAAAATTGTGGTCTGGTACAGTGATGATAGCGATGTTCTTATGCTTACCGAACCGAAAAAGCGCCTGAGCGATCCCTGGGACTTTGTGACCCAGGGTTACGATAACGGCCATCCGGTGTATCAGGCTTTTAAAAAATGCCACTATGACAACTATGCGAATCCCACTGGCTGTGCGTTGATTATCGATAATCAGGGAGGAGCGGCAGGCCAGACGGTGCAGGAAATACGCTATAGCATCTCTTATTACCATTGACCTCTAAACCTCAAAGACAAACGCTTGCGTACCATTTAATGCTCTGACAGAGTAGCGCCCGACCATCAAGGGAGGGTGACATGGTATTGCAGTCTACGCGTTGGCTGGGGCTTAGTTATTTCACATATTTCTTTAGCTACGGCATATTTCTGCCTTTCTGGAGCGTCTGGCTGGCGGGCGTAGGGCTATCGCCTGAAGTTATTGGCCTGCTGCTGGGAGCCGGTCTGGTAGCCCGATTCCTTGGTAGCCTGCTTCTGGCACCGCGGGTTAATAATCCGGCCAATCTGATAACCGCTTTGCGGTTGATTTCCCTGCTGGTGGTGGTTTTTGTCGCCGCGTTCTGGATAAGCTATCAGGTGGCGTGGCTGCTGATAGTGATAATCTTCTTCAACCTTTTCTTCTCCCCTCTGGTTCCGTTAACCGACTCTCTGGCGGCAACCTGGCAACGCCAGATGCCAATGGATTATGGCCGGGTGCGGCTGTGGGGTTCGCTGGCCTTTGTGATTGGCTCGGCTCTCACCGGAAAACTGGTCAGCCTGTATGGCTACCAGGCGATTTTAATCCTGCTGACCTTTGGCGTTGCTTCGATGCTTATGGGAATGCTGATTCCTCCATCAATCATGCCTCAGGGCGAAGTAAAAGAGGGGCAGCATGGTGGATGGAGAGTCTGGAAAAGTCTGGTAGCTCAGCACTGGCGGTTTTTACTGTGTGTGACCCTGCTTCAGGGGGCGCACGCGGGTTATTACGGGTTTAGTGCCATCTACTGGCAAAGTGCGGGTTATTCTGCCGAGGTGGTGGGTTATTTATGGTCGCTGGGCGTGGTCGCGGAGATAGTAATCTTTGCGCTGAGTAACCGGCTGTTCCGGCGCTGGAGCGCCCGCGACCTGCTATTACTGTCGCTGGTTTGCGGCGTGCTGCGCTGGAGCCTGCTGGCGATGACCACCGAATTGCCCTGGCTGATAGTGGGCCAGATCCTCCACTGCGGCAGCTTTACCGTCTGCCACCTGGCTGCCATGCGTTATATTGCCGCGCGCCAGAGCCACGAGGTAATCCGCCTGCAGGCAGTGTATTCGGGTGTGGCGATGGGGGGAGGGATTGCCATTATGACGGTCTTTGCCGGTATTGCTTATCAGCATCTTCATGGCGGGCTGTTCTGGGTAATGGCCGCAGTGGCGCTTCCGGCAATACTGGTGCGCCCTCGGGCAGTTAACAGCCTCTAGGCCTCCAATATCTCTCTTATTTTCTGCTGCTGGCGTTCGGCCAGCGGCGGCACCACGTGGATAAGCGGCGGAGAGTAGAGCGGGAGTGACGTCGGATAAGGGGTGACAATCAGTGTCACTGACTTCGGTGCTCCTGAGGCCTGAAAGGCGTGTAATGTTTGATATTTGATATTGAGCGGCAGCAGAGTCAGCTCCCGCAGTTGCTGCTCAATAGTCTGTTCTAACATGCTGTCGTTACCGGTCAGCAGTAGCACTTGTTTCTCCTGCAAGTCTTTATCCTGCATCAGCCAGGCACCGAAAATGACCGCAACCAGGCCTATCTCATCATCAGAAAAGTGCAAACCGTAATCCGATTCGATATCGATGACCGCCTCGCGCGTGGTTCGCATCAACCGGGGATAAAGGCGGTGAATCTCTTCCGGCAGACTGTTATCGATACCAATGCCGAAATGGCAGCGATCCAGCGCCTGGGCCAGATGAATATAGAGCTGGTGGCGCAGGCCTTGTTCATCGCTAAAGTGCATGCCGGAAAGTTCGCGGAAACGGGCAATCATCCCTTCGATAGCGGCGTGCAGGCGCAGGTCATATGGCTGGCTATCGTTTCTGGGGTCTGGCACCCGCAAAATCATAAATAATGCCGCGAGAAACAGCCTTTCATCGTCGTGTGGCGGCTGGTTTACCCGACGCTGCCAGTGATGAACGATCTCTTTGGCAATCAGGCATTCTATTCGCGGTGTTATCCACCCGCGCTGTGGCTCATTAAACTGCGGCGTAGTGCCGCGCTGATGCTCGATTAAACAGTATTGTAAAAACAGGCTCAGAAAGCGGATGTCGCGGCAGTCGAACTGCCGGTTTAGCCTGCGGGCACACATATTCACCAGCGCATGCAGGTTGGTATCGTCATAGAGCGCTTTGGTCATACCGCTGGCTTTAAGCTCTTTCTTAAGACCTGGGGCAAACTGGCTATCAATAAACTGAGGGCATAGCCGCAAAGCGCGTCTGAGCCAGTGCAATAAGCACAGGCGTTGATCGAGAGCGCTTCCCTCAATCCGGTAGCTACCGTCCCGCTGCGTCGTTATAGAAAGACGATGGTAGCGGGTAATTTCCTGGTGTGCTTCCTTGATATCTGCGCGAGCGATAGTGTCATCGACGCCGTTCACTCTTCCCACAAACTCGGGGGTTACAGTTACTCCGGGCAGATAGAACATCAGCAACAGGTGGCAGCGGCGCTGCGGACTGGAGAGCGGGGATGGCGTGGGTTGGTAAGTCGTCATCATCGGTTCCAGCGGCTGTTTTTGATAAGAATAGCCAAAAGACGCTCTGGCTGCGGGTGCTGCGGAAAGTTTCAGTGGGTAATTTAGGCTGGCTCACATTATCCGCAGGCTCGGTGGCGGATTGAGAATAAACTGGGCAAAAAAAACGGGGCCGAAGCCCCGTT
This genomic interval from Salmonella enterica subsp. enterica serovar Choleraesuis contains the following:
- a CDS encoding stationary phase inducible protein CsiE, producing the protein MTTYQPTPSPLSSPQRRCHLLLMFYLPGVTVTPEFVGRVNGVDDTIARADIKEAHQEITRYHRLSITTQRDGSYRIEGSALDQRLCLLHWLRRALRLCPQFIDSQFAPGLKKELKASGMTKALYDDTNLHALVNMCARRLNRQFDCRDIRFLSLFLQYCLIEHQRGTTPQFNEPQRGWITPRIECLIAKEIVHHWQRRVNQPPHDDERLFLAALFMILRVPDPRNDSQPYDLRLHAAIEGMIARFRELSGMHFSDEQGLRHQLYIHLAQALDRCHFGIGIDNSLPEEIHRLYPRLMRTTREAVIDIESDYGLHFSDDEIGLVAVIFGAWLMQDKDLQEKQVLLLTGNDSMLEQTIEQQLRELTLLPLNIKYQTLHAFQASGAPKSVTLIVTPYPTSLPLYSPPLIHVVPPLAERQQQKIREILEA
- the ynfC gene encoding UPF0257 lipoprotein YnfC; the encoded protein is MIASALVLMQAGICHAQTVPPFSPIMSSFSNELDFDALRGHVRRFEQTLYDQNQLPLMVARGEFDAGGCLTRYQRVDNVNQQQITLVRDESNRALVALENPAQQIHLTDKCQIASTEGKDDIHRQYIYQKNLLVKVKDAHDGYVYKEYFYTPEAMPKIVVWYSDDSDVLMLTEPKKRLSDPWDFVTQGYDNGHPVYQAFKKCHYDNYANPTGCALIIDNQGGAAGQTVQEIRYSISYYH
- a CDS encoding 3-phenylpropionic acid transporter — protein: MVLQSTRWLGLSYFTYFFSYGIFLPFWSVWLAGVGLSPEVIGLLLGAGLVARFLGSLLLAPRVNNPANLITALRLISLLVVVFVAAFWISYQVAWLLIVIIFFNLFFSPLVPLTDSLAATWQRQMPMDYGRVRLWGSLAFVIGSALTGKLVSLYGYQAILILLTFGVASMLMGMLIPPSIMPQGEVKEGQHGGWRVWKSLVAQHWRFLLCVTLLQGAHAGYYGFSAIYWQSAGYSAEVVGYLWSLGVVAEIVIFALSNRLFRRWSARDLLLLSLVCGVLRWSLLAMTTELPWLIVGQILHCGSFTVCHLAAMRYIAARQSHEVIRLQAVYSGVAMGGGIAIMTVFAGIAYQHLHGGLFWVMAAVALPAILVRPRAVNSL